A single window of Vigna radiata var. radiata cultivar VC1973A chromosome 4, Vradiata_ver6, whole genome shotgun sequence DNA harbors:
- the LOC106758770 gene encoding light-regulated protein — MQTALTFSVPNVVPLAPTKTVTHLTNFPTKLKTPRYSPIRVATMDADTSTVDYNSAFSVFPAEACETVGGEACMAEMYPEAKLQPQAKNHTPQTATENFEREYLEYNDPQTVFRGEACDDLGGTFCEPEFQKNVY, encoded by the exons ATGCAAACAGCTTTAACATTTTCTGTCCCCAACGTTGTGCCTTTGGCACCCACAAAGACTGTCACCCATCTCACCAACTTCCCTACCAAATTGAAAACCCCTCGTTACTCTCCAATAAGGGTTGCAACTATGGATGCCGACACTTCAACAGTGGACTACAACTCGGCCTTCTC AGTGTTTCCAGCAGAAGCATGTGAAACTGTAGGAGGGGAAGCCTGCATGGCAGAGATGTACCCTGAAGCCAAGCTGCAGCCACAAGCTAAGAACCACACACCACAAACAGCTACAGAGAACTTTGAGAGAGAGTATCTTGAATACAATGATCCTCAAAC GGTATTTCGGGGAGAGGCTTGTGATGATCTTGGAGGAACTTTCTGTGAGCCCGAGTTTCAGAAGAATGTGTATTAG
- the LOC106759327 gene encoding sialyltransferase-like protein 1 isoform X1 encodes MRQHKQVSALNRQPSVLYLVCAAALFSLLLFYIQSSLFAGSLSLARKSEIIGILSNFQSSVQQCVDKRGLGLTAHIIDHCNLILKYPEGTNSSWYNAQFKHFEPLEYKYDVCEAILLWEQYRNMTTVLTREYLDSRPGGWMDYAPQRIAQLGTKKCTNKTLCEENLNVLLPAKPPFHPRQFRTCAVVGNSGDLLKTTFGKEIDSHDAVIRDNEAPVNEEYAKYVGLKRDFRLVVRGAARNMVPILKGSDTEVLIIKSLTHREINAVIKTIPNPVYLFQGIVLRRGAKGTGMKSIELALSMCDIIDIYGFTVDPGYTEWTRYFSKPRKGHNPLQGRAYYQLLECLGVIRIHSPMRSKRREDWSDIPHREMIRQAHAAALHLKRNEDGHGGDLGQFGNCKVWGNVDPENSGPVSGSPDMSDVRKYSNYSKWEVMPFESLRREAQDHYNQMQGVSLYKMDGNSRSVAPISTTSEKMESICIIPPIQVKKKNQGGSYYYNDQKIPRAL; translated from the exons ATGAGGCAGCACAAGCAGGTTTCAGCCCTTAACCGGCAACCCAGCGTCCTTTATCTGGTGTGCGCAGCTGCATTGTTCTCCCTCCTCCTCTTCTACATCCAATCCTCTCTCTTCGCAG GGTCCCTTTCTTTGGCTCGCAAATCTGAAATTATCGGCATCTTGTCTAACTTTCAGTCCAGTGTTCAGCAATGTGTG GATAAGAGGGGGCTAGGACTCACTGCTCATATAATTGACCATTGTAATTTGATCCTTAAATACCCTGAAGGTACCAACAGCTCTTGG TACAACGCACAGTTTAAGCACTTTGAGCCGTTGGAGTACAAATATGATGTGTGTGAGGCAATCCTGTTGTGGGAACAG TATCGGAACATGACAACTGTGTTGACCAGAGAGTATCTTGATTCTCGACCTGGTGGTTGGATGGATTACGCACCACAAAGGATAGCACAGTT ggGGACAAAGAAGTGCACCAACAAGACTCTTTGTGAAGAGAACCTCAATGTGTTATTACCTGCAAAGCCCCCATTTCACCCACGTCAGTTCCGAACTTGTGCTGTTGTTGGGAATTCTGGGGACCTTCTGAAGACTACATTCGGGAAAGAAATTGATAGCCATGATGCTGTTATTCGGGACAATGAGGCCCCTGTTAATGAG GAATATGCCAAATATGTTGGTCTTAAGAGGGATTTTCGTCTAGTTGTTAGAGGTGCTGCGCGTAACATGGTCCCTATTCTAAAAGGATCTg ACACTGAGGTTCTCATAATCAAAAGTCTGACACACAGAGAAATCAATGCAGTTATTAAG ACCATACCCAATCCAGTCTATCTCTTCCAAGGAATTGTACTACGTCGAGGTGCCAAAGGAACTGGAATGAAATCTATTGAGTTAGCACTCTCCATGTGTGATATCATTGATATATATGGATTCACTGTTGATCCAGGATACACTGAATG GACAAGATACTTCTCTAAGCCTAGGAAGGGACACAATCCACTTCAAGGAAGAGCGTATTACCAACTTCTAGAATGTCTTGGG GTAATCAGGATTCACTCGCCCATGAGATCTAAGAGGAGGGAAGACTGGTCAGATATACCTCATAGAGAAATGATAAGGCAAGCACATGCAGCAGCTTTGCACTTGAAAAGGAATGAAGACGGTCATGGAGGTGATTTAGGGCAGTTTGGCAATTGTAAGGTGTGGGGCAATGTGGATCCAGAGAACAGTGGACCTGTCTCAGGATCACCAGACATGAGTGATGTCAggaaatattcaaattatagtAAATGGGAAGTGATGCCTTTTGAGAGTTTGAGGAGGGAAGCACAGGATCACTATAACCAGATGCAAGGGGTCTCTCTATATAAAATGGACGGCAATAG CCGGAGCGTAGCACCAATCTCAACTACAAGTGAAAAAATGGAGTCAATATGCATAATTCCACCAATCCAG gtgaagaagaaaaatcaggGTGGTTCTTATTATTACAATGATCAAAAAATTCCAAGAGctttataa
- the LOC106759327 gene encoding sialyltransferase-like protein 1 isoform X2 — MRQHKQVSALNRQPSVLYLVCAAALFSLLLFYIQSSLFAGSLSLARKSEIIGILSNFQSSVQQCVDKRGLGLTAHIIDHCNLILKYPEGTNSSWYNAQFKHFEPLEYKYDVCEAILLWEQYRNMTTVLTREYLDSRPGGWMDYAPQRIAQLGTKKCTNKTLCEENLNVLLPAKPPFHPRQFRTCAVVGNSGDLLKTTFGKEIDSHDAVIRDNEAPVNEEYAKYVGLKRDFRLVVRGAARNMVPILKGSDTEVLIIKSLTHREINAVIKTIPNPVYLFQGIVLRRGAKGTGMKSIELALSMCDIIDIYGFTVDPGYTEWTRYFSKPRKGHNPLQGRAYYQLLECLGVIRIHSPMRSKRREDWSDIPHREMIRQAHAAALHLKRNEDGHGGDLGQFGNCKVWGNVDPENSGPVSGSPDMSDVRKYSNYSKWEVMPFESLRREAQDHYNQMQGVSLYKMDGNSRSVAPISTTSEKMESICIIPPIQEPLLLIILIQA; from the exons ATGAGGCAGCACAAGCAGGTTTCAGCCCTTAACCGGCAACCCAGCGTCCTTTATCTGGTGTGCGCAGCTGCATTGTTCTCCCTCCTCCTCTTCTACATCCAATCCTCTCTCTTCGCAG GGTCCCTTTCTTTGGCTCGCAAATCTGAAATTATCGGCATCTTGTCTAACTTTCAGTCCAGTGTTCAGCAATGTGTG GATAAGAGGGGGCTAGGACTCACTGCTCATATAATTGACCATTGTAATTTGATCCTTAAATACCCTGAAGGTACCAACAGCTCTTGG TACAACGCACAGTTTAAGCACTTTGAGCCGTTGGAGTACAAATATGATGTGTGTGAGGCAATCCTGTTGTGGGAACAG TATCGGAACATGACAACTGTGTTGACCAGAGAGTATCTTGATTCTCGACCTGGTGGTTGGATGGATTACGCACCACAAAGGATAGCACAGTT ggGGACAAAGAAGTGCACCAACAAGACTCTTTGTGAAGAGAACCTCAATGTGTTATTACCTGCAAAGCCCCCATTTCACCCACGTCAGTTCCGAACTTGTGCTGTTGTTGGGAATTCTGGGGACCTTCTGAAGACTACATTCGGGAAAGAAATTGATAGCCATGATGCTGTTATTCGGGACAATGAGGCCCCTGTTAATGAG GAATATGCCAAATATGTTGGTCTTAAGAGGGATTTTCGTCTAGTTGTTAGAGGTGCTGCGCGTAACATGGTCCCTATTCTAAAAGGATCTg ACACTGAGGTTCTCATAATCAAAAGTCTGACACACAGAGAAATCAATGCAGTTATTAAG ACCATACCCAATCCAGTCTATCTCTTCCAAGGAATTGTACTACGTCGAGGTGCCAAAGGAACTGGAATGAAATCTATTGAGTTAGCACTCTCCATGTGTGATATCATTGATATATATGGATTCACTGTTGATCCAGGATACACTGAATG GACAAGATACTTCTCTAAGCCTAGGAAGGGACACAATCCACTTCAAGGAAGAGCGTATTACCAACTTCTAGAATGTCTTGGG GTAATCAGGATTCACTCGCCCATGAGATCTAAGAGGAGGGAAGACTGGTCAGATATACCTCATAGAGAAATGATAAGGCAAGCACATGCAGCAGCTTTGCACTTGAAAAGGAATGAAGACGGTCATGGAGGTGATTTAGGGCAGTTTGGCAATTGTAAGGTGTGGGGCAATGTGGATCCAGAGAACAGTGGACCTGTCTCAGGATCACCAGACATGAGTGATGTCAggaaatattcaaattatagtAAATGGGAAGTGATGCCTTTTGAGAGTTTGAGGAGGGAAGCACAGGATCACTATAACCAGATGCAAGGGGTCTCTCTATATAAAATGGACGGCAATAG CCGGAGCGTAGCACCAATCTCAACTACAAGTGAAAAAATGGAGTCAATATGCATAATTCCACCAATCCAG GAACCACTGCTCCTCATAATCTTAATCCAAGCTTAA
- the LOC106759327 gene encoding sialyltransferase-like protein 1 isoform X3: protein MRQHKQVSALNRQPSVLYLVCAAALFSLLLFYIQSSLFAGSLSLARKSEIIGILSNFQSSVQQCVDKRGLGLTAHIIDHCNLILKYPEGTNSSWYNAQFKHFEPLEYKYDVCEAILLWEQYRNMTTVLTREYLDSRPGGWMDYAPQRIAQLGTKKCTNKTLCEENLNVLLPAKPPFHPRQFRTCAVVGNSGDLLKTTFGKEIDSHDAVIRDNEAPVNEEYAKYVGLKRDFRLVVRGAARNMVPILKGSDTEVLIIKSLTHREINAVIKTIPNPVYLFQGIVLRRGAKGTGMKSIELALSMCDIIDIYGFTVDPGYTEWTRYFSKPRKGHNPLQGRAYYQLLECLGVIRIHSPMRSKRREDWSDIPHREMIRQAHAAALHLKRNEDGHGGDLGQFGNCKVWGNVDPENSGPVSGSPDMSDVRKYSNYSKWEVMPFESLRREAQDHYNQMQGVSLYKMDGNRLDDLVCVRHSLKSEA from the exons ATGAGGCAGCACAAGCAGGTTTCAGCCCTTAACCGGCAACCCAGCGTCCTTTATCTGGTGTGCGCAGCTGCATTGTTCTCCCTCCTCCTCTTCTACATCCAATCCTCTCTCTTCGCAG GGTCCCTTTCTTTGGCTCGCAAATCTGAAATTATCGGCATCTTGTCTAACTTTCAGTCCAGTGTTCAGCAATGTGTG GATAAGAGGGGGCTAGGACTCACTGCTCATATAATTGACCATTGTAATTTGATCCTTAAATACCCTGAAGGTACCAACAGCTCTTGG TACAACGCACAGTTTAAGCACTTTGAGCCGTTGGAGTACAAATATGATGTGTGTGAGGCAATCCTGTTGTGGGAACAG TATCGGAACATGACAACTGTGTTGACCAGAGAGTATCTTGATTCTCGACCTGGTGGTTGGATGGATTACGCACCACAAAGGATAGCACAGTT ggGGACAAAGAAGTGCACCAACAAGACTCTTTGTGAAGAGAACCTCAATGTGTTATTACCTGCAAAGCCCCCATTTCACCCACGTCAGTTCCGAACTTGTGCTGTTGTTGGGAATTCTGGGGACCTTCTGAAGACTACATTCGGGAAAGAAATTGATAGCCATGATGCTGTTATTCGGGACAATGAGGCCCCTGTTAATGAG GAATATGCCAAATATGTTGGTCTTAAGAGGGATTTTCGTCTAGTTGTTAGAGGTGCTGCGCGTAACATGGTCCCTATTCTAAAAGGATCTg ACACTGAGGTTCTCATAATCAAAAGTCTGACACACAGAGAAATCAATGCAGTTATTAAG ACCATACCCAATCCAGTCTATCTCTTCCAAGGAATTGTACTACGTCGAGGTGCCAAAGGAACTGGAATGAAATCTATTGAGTTAGCACTCTCCATGTGTGATATCATTGATATATATGGATTCACTGTTGATCCAGGATACACTGAATG GACAAGATACTTCTCTAAGCCTAGGAAGGGACACAATCCACTTCAAGGAAGAGCGTATTACCAACTTCTAGAATGTCTTGGG GTAATCAGGATTCACTCGCCCATGAGATCTAAGAGGAGGGAAGACTGGTCAGATATACCTCATAGAGAAATGATAAGGCAAGCACATGCAGCAGCTTTGCACTTGAAAAGGAATGAAGACGGTCATGGAGGTGATTTAGGGCAGTTTGGCAATTGTAAGGTGTGGGGCAATGTGGATCCAGAGAACAGTGGACCTGTCTCAGGATCACCAGACATGAGTGATGTCAggaaatattcaaattatagtAAATGGGAAGTGATGCCTTTTGAGAGTTTGAGGAGGGAAGCACAGGATCACTATAACCAGATGCAAGGGGTCTCTCTATATAAAATGGACGGCAATAGGTTGGATGATCTAGTCTGTGTGAGACATTCCTTAAAATCTGAGGCGTAA